A window from Chitinophaga filiformis encodes these proteins:
- a CDS encoding response regulator transcription factor, producing the protein MQDTLLLVDGNREKLRVLSENLGEDYLIFTAENGQQALDMVERHSVRMIISDSHTPLVNGLDLCTRLKTSLNYSHIPFILLTAPNRLQSKLDALKAGADACIEQPFTPEHLKVQISNLLNNRKKIRAYYTRYPLAPMSTMVHSRTDEDFLITLNKLMMEHMENPELDVELLAKLMNTSVPTLYRKIKTLSDLTPNELLTVTRMKKAAELLAGTGYKIFEVAIMVGFNSQSSFGKAFLKQFNMTPTAFQQLKKEERFSASKFML; encoded by the coding sequence ATGCAAGACACACTATTATTAGTAGATGGCAACAGAGAAAAACTGCGCGTCCTTTCAGAAAACCTCGGTGAAGACTACCTTATTTTCACTGCAGAAAACGGGCAACAGGCGCTCGATATGGTAGAAAGGCATTCCGTCAGGATGATCATCTCTGATAGCCATACACCACTTGTCAACGGCTTGGATCTTTGCACCCGATTGAAAACAAGCCTGAACTACTCACATATTCCTTTCATACTACTCACAGCGCCCAACAGATTGCAATCAAAACTGGATGCACTGAAAGCCGGTGCTGATGCCTGTATCGAGCAACCATTCACTCCTGAACATCTTAAAGTACAGATCAGCAACCTGCTGAACAACCGTAAGAAGATCAGGGCTTATTACACCAGGTATCCCCTGGCACCTATGAGCACGATGGTACACTCCAGAACGGATGAGGACTTCCTGATCACGCTGAACAAACTGATGATGGAACACATGGAGAACCCGGAACTGGATGTAGAGCTGCTGGCAAAACTGATGAATACCAGCGTGCCTACTTTGTACAGGAAAATCAAGACCCTCTCAGATCTTACACCGAATGAACTGCTGACGGTAACAAGAATGAAGAAGGCGGCTGAGCTGCTGGCAGGAACGGGTTATAAAATATTTGAAGTGGCCATCATGGTAGGGTTCAACTCCCAAAGCAGTTTCGGAAAGGCTTTTTTAAAACAGTTCAATATGACGCCCACTGCGTTCCAGCAACTAAAGAAAGAAGAGCGGTTTTCCGCCAGTAAATTTATGTTGTAA